A region of the Oenanthe melanoleuca isolate GR-GAL-2019-014 chromosome 14, OMel1.0, whole genome shotgun sequence genome:
cccaatgtccccactgatgtccccaatgtccccaatccccccagtgtccccaatgtcccctcaatgtccccgtgtccccagtgctgaACGGCAGCTCGCAGGAGGAGCTCTCCCTGTGGGACGTGCAGATcctgcccagtgtccccaatgtccccactgatgtccccaatgtccccaatccccccaatgtccccactgatgtcccctcaatgtccccgtgtccccagtgctgaACGGCAGCTCGCAGGAGGAGCTCTCCCTGTGGGACGTGCAGATCCTGCCCAATTTCAACGCCAGTTACCTGCCCGTGATGCCCGACGGCTCCGTGCTGCTGGTGGACGATGTCTGGTgaggctggggacactggggacactggggacatcactggggacatcactggggacatcactggggacactggggacatcactggggtgactggggacatcactggggacgtcactggggacactggggggactggggacatcactggggtgactggggacactggggacatcactggggtgactggggacactggggacactggggacatcactggtgacactggggtgactggggacattggggacgTCACTgggggcatggggacactggagacatcactgggggcactggggacatctCTGGGGACTCTGAGGGACATCACtagggacattggggacactggggacatcactggggacatcactggggacactggggacatcactggggacactggggacatcactggggacatcactggggacactggggacgtcactggggacatcactggggacatcactggggacatcactggggtgactggggacactggggacatcactggggacactggggacactggtgacatCACTGGGGtgactggggacactggggacatcactggggacatcactggtgagactggggacactggggacatcactggggacatcactggggtgactgggaacactggggacatcactggggtcactggggacaTCTCTGGGGACTCTGAGGGACATCACtagggacattggggacactggggacatcactggggacatcactggggtgactggggacactggggacactggggacactggagacatcactggggacatcactggggtgactggggacactggggacattggggacgtcactggggacatggggacactggagacatcactgggggcactggggacatctctggggacatcactggggaTTGGGGACAATGTGGAGACTTTGGGAATGAGACCCatcccctgactgtccccatgtcccctgaaTGTCCCCAAGTCCCTGATTGCCCCatgtccctgactgtccccatgtcccctgactgtcccctgtccctgactgtcccctgtccctgactgtccccatgtccccatgtccctgtccctgcagccaccactCTGGGGAGGTCCCCGTGGGCGCGTTCTgccgtgtccccatgtcccctgactgtcccctgtccctgactgtcccctgactgtccccatgtccctgactgtcccctgtccctgcctgtcccctgtccctgactgtccccatgtccctgactgtcccctgactgtcccctgtccctgactgtccccatgtcccctgactgtcccctgtccctgcagccaccactCTGGGGAGGTCCCCGTGGGCGCGTTCTgccgtgtccccatgtccctgagtgtccccatgtccctgagtgtcccctgtccctgactgtccccatgtccccccgaatgtccctgactgtccccatgtccctgtccctgcagccaccactCTGGGGAGGTCCCCGTGGGCGCGTTCTgccgtgtccccatgtccctgactgtccccatgtccctgactgtcccctgactgtcccctgaatgtccctgactgtcccctgtccctgactgtccccatgtcccctgaaTGACGGTCCCCatgtccctgactgtccccatgtccctgtccctgcagccaccactCTGGGGAGGTCCCCGTGGGCGCGTTCTGCCGTGTCCCCGGCTGCCACTGGCGGTGGCCGTGTCCCCTCAGcgccctggaggagcagaactTCCTGTTCCAGCTGCAGGCGCCCGAGCGGCCCCCGCGCGACGGCAGAGAGGTggcacggggacacgggggggttggggacactggggacactggggacactggataatggggacacggggacattggggacactggggataatggggacactggggacattggggataatggggacaccctggggataatgggggacacttggggacattggggacactggggacactggggataatggggataatggggacatggggacattgggatactggggacactgggacttGGGGggtgggacactggggacatggggacattgggaacATGGGGATCATGGGGAtacaggggacactggggatacaggggacactggagatacagggacatggggacattggggacactggggggattggggataatggggacagtggggacagctgggggcaTTGGGGACATTGAGGACATGGGAACACTGGGGaccttggggacactgagaacactggggatactggggataaTGGGGACACCGGAGACACtgaggacatggggacattgaggacatggggacactggggacatttgggacagtggggacactggagacactggggacagtggggataatggggacactggggacagtggggacaacAATCAGGAGCCACCAAGGGGACTCGTCCCACCTTGCTGGCACTAAAAGTGTCCCCAAGTTGGGATTGGGGGACAATCCCTGGGAGCccttggggacactttggggacaaCACTCAAGGGCCACCAACCCCCCCTTGAGCTCGGTGACAACCCCCGATGTCCCCGCGGCTGTTGGGGACACCGCGGTGGCACCGGGGGTGACAGAGGTGTCCCCAAGCAGGGCCTGGAGGTGCCGCTGGTGGCCGTGGTGCGCTGGTCAACACCCAAACTGCCCTTCACCAACAGCATCGTCACCCACTACCGGtcagtgtcacctcagtgtcacctcagtgtcacctcagtgtcacctcagtgccacctcAGCGTCCCCAAGGCTCCCAGATCTTCCCGTGGTGCCACCACCTCGTTGTCACCTCATTGTCACCATGTCACGGGTCTGTGGGGCtcctctgggtgtccctgtgatgtcacctgtgtcacctcagtgtcacctcagtgtcacctcaATGCCACCTCAGCGTCCCCAAGGCTCCCAGATCTTCCTGTGGTGCCACCACCTCGTTGTCACCTCATTGTCCTGGCATTGTCCCCAAGTTCCTCCGTTCTCAGAGCCTCTGGGGCTCCTCTGGCTTGTCCCCACGATGCCACCTCACTGTCCCCATGATGTCCCCATGATGTCCCCAAGCTCTTGAGACCCTCCTGGTTGCCCAGGGCCACCTCTGAATGTGCCACCAcctcctgtcccagtgccaccccatcCCTAGAACTCTCTGTGGCTCCTTCAGGCGTGTCCCCACGCTGCCACCAccatgtcccctctgtccccactgtcccctttgtccccagtgtcccctctttccccactgtccccatgtccccactgtccccatgtccccagtgtccccagtgtccccagtgtccccatgtccccatgtccccagtgtcccctctgtccccagtgtccccatgtcccctatgtccccagtgtcccctctgtccccagtgtccccatgtccccagtgtcccctctgtccccatgtcccctctgtccccagtgtccccagtgtcccctctgtccccagtgtccccagtgtcccctctgtccccagtgtccccatgtccccagtgtccctctgtcccctctgtccccagtgtccccagtgtccccatgtccccagtgtccctctgtcccctctgtccccagtgttttctgtccccccagtgtccccagtgtccccatgtccccagtgtcccctctgtccccacactgtccccagtgtccctctgtccccagtgtcccctctgtccccagtgtccccatgtccccagtgtcccctctgtccccagtgtcccctatgtccctcactgtccccatgtccccggtgtcccctctgtcccctctgtccccagtgtcccctctgtcccctctaacctgtgtcccctctgtcccctctgtccccactgtccccccccatgtccccactgtccccagggatgtccccactgtccccatgtccccatgtccccagtgtcccctctgtccccatgtccccagtgtcccctctgtccccatgtccccagtgtcccctctgtccccatgtccccggtgtcccctctgtcccctctgtccccagtgtcccctctgtcccctctgtcccctctgtccccactgtccccatgtccccagtgtccccactgtccccatgtccccatgtccccagtgtcccctctgtccccatgtccccagtgtccctctgtccccagtgtccccagtgtcccctctgtcccctctgtccccagtgtcccctctgtccccatgtccccagtgtcccctctgtccccaatgtccccggtgtcccctctgtccccagtgtccctctgtccccatgtccccagtgtccctctgtccccaggctgcccagcatCCGGCTGGAGCGGCCGCGCTTTGTCATGACGGCCACCTGCGAGTCGCCGGTGGTGGCCCTGCAGCGCTTCACCGTCACCTACACCCTGCTCAACGAGCTGCAGGACTTCCTGGCCGTCAGACTGGTGTGGACACCCGAGGCCACTGCtggtggggacactgggggggttggggacactgagggacattGGGGGAattggggacactgcaggggtTGGGGCattggggggtttggggacattggggggattggcgggtttggggacactggggacactggggacactgagggacattggggggattggggacattggggacactggggggcatgggggggattggggggtttgggggcactggggacaatGAGGGggttggggacattggggggaatggggacattggggacactgagggacattggggacattggggacactgggaacactgagGGACattgggggtttgggggtattgaggggtttggggacactgagggacactgagggacattgggggtttgggggtattgaggggtttggggacactgagggacattggggggattggggacattggggacactggggactcTGAGGGGCATTGGGAGGATTgaggggattggggacattggggacattcGGTggattggggacagtggggatattgtggggattggggatattcaggggatttgggagatttggggacattgggaacattggggacattgggaggtttggggacattggggacactgagggggttggggggtttggggacattgggggaattgaggggatttgggacattggggagactggggacatttgggacattgGAGGGAttgagggacactggggacattggggacattgggggaattggggacattgtggggattggggacattgtGGGGATTGGGGATATTGGGGATATTCAGGGGATTTGGAagatttggggacattggggacacttggggacagtGGAGGGattgggacattggggacactgggggacatctgggggattggggacatcagggacattggggagatttggggacattgggtggattggggacattgagaacatttggggacattggggacagggatgggaaggggacatggggacaaaGAGGGGACCCCAATCTCCAAAActtcccccaaaaccccccccaaaaaaaatcccggaaaaccccccaaaacacccttaaaattctcaaaaaaaaaaaatcccaaaaaatccccaaaaatccccaaaaaacctcaaaaaatccccaaaaaatcccaaaaattcccaaaaaatcccaaaaaaatcccccaaaaaaatcccaaaaaatcccctgaacttcccaaaatccccaaatttccccaaatccgCAGGGAAGGCTCGGGGGGCTCTGGACTCCGTGGTTTGTCACACCCCCCTGACCAACCTGGGCTACTCGCGCAAGGGCAGCGCCCGAACCTTCCGGGTGGCGTTCCAGGCGCTCAGGGCCGGGCTCTTCGAGgtcagtgccacccctgtgtcacctgtttcacctgtgtcaccctcagtgtcacctgtgtcaccctcagtgtcaccagtgCCATCATTACCCCAGTTATCCCCATTgttatcccattcccagtatccccagtatcccctTCCAGGCACTCAGGGCCGGGCTCTTCGAGGtcagtgtcacccctgtgtcacctgtgtcaccctcagtgtcacctgtgtcacccctgtgtcacctgtgtcaccctcAGTGTCACCactgtcaccccagtgtcaccccatCTCTGTTATCCCCATCgttatcccattcccagtatccccagtatcccctTCCAGGCGCTCAGGGCCGGGCTCTTCGAGGtcagtgtcacccctgtgtcaccctcagtgtcacctgtgtcacccccagtgccacccctgtccccgttatcccattcccagtatccccagtatccccagtatcccctTCCAGGCGCTCAGGGCCGGGCTCTTCGAGgtcagtgccacccctgtgtcacctgtgtcacccccagtgtcaccactgtcaccccagtgccaccccatcTCTGTTATCCCCATCgttatcccattcccagtatccccagtatccccagtatcccctTCCAGGTGCTCAGGGCCGGCTCTTCGAGgtcagtgccacccctgtgtcacccccagtgtcacctgtgtcaccccagtgtcacctgtgtcacccccagtgccacccctgtccccgttatcccattcccagtatccccagtatcccctTCCAGGCGCTCAGGGCCGGGCTCTTCGAGgtcagtgccacccctgtgtcaccGCTGTGTCaccctcagtgtcacctgtgtcacccccagtgtcaccactgtcaccccagtgccaccccatcTCTGTTATCCCCATCgttatcccattcccagtatccccagtatccccagtatcccctTCCAGGCGCTCAGGGCCGGGCTCTTCGAGgtcagtgccacccctgtgtcacccccagtgtcacctgtgtcaccctcAGTGTCgcctgtgtcacccctgtgtcacctgtgtcacccccagtgccacccctgtccccgttatcccattcccagtatccccagtatccccagtatcccctTCCAGGCGCTCAGGGCCGGGCTCTTCGAGGtcagtgtcacccctgtgtcacccctgtgtcacctctgtcacccccagtgtcacctgtgtcacccccagTGCCTCCCCTGTCCCCgttatcccattcccagtatccccagtatccccagtatccccagtatcccgTTCCAGGCGCTCAGGGCCGGGCTCTTCGAGgtcagtgccacccctgtgtcacctgtgtcacccctgtgtcacctgtgtcaccccagtgtcacctgtgtcacccccagtgccacccctgtccccgTTATCtcattcccagtatccccagtatccccagtatcccctTCCAGGCGCTCAGGGCCGGGCTCTTCGAGGtcagtgtcacccctgtgtcacccctgtgtcacccctgtgtcaccctcagtgtcacctgtgtcaccccagtgccacccctgtccccattatcccattcccagtatccccagtatccccagtatcccgTTCCAGGCGCTCAGGGCCGGGCTCTTCGAGGtcagtgtcacccctgtgtcaccctcagtgtcacctgtgtcaccccagtgccaccccatccccgttatcccattcccagtatccccagtatccccagtatcccctTCCAGGCGCTCAGGGCCGGGCTCTTCGAGGtcagtgtcacccctg
Encoded here:
- the TRAPPC14 gene encoding trafficking protein particle complex subunit 14, producing MPDGSVLLVDDVCHHSGEVPVGAFCRVPGCHWRWPCPLSALEEQNFLFQLQAPERPPRDGREGLEVPLVAVVRWSTPKLPFTNSIVTHYRLPSIRLERPRFVMTATCESPVVALQRFTVTYTLLNELQDFLAVRLVWTPEATAGKARGALDSVVCHTPLTNLGYSRKGSARTFRVAFQALRAGLFELSQHMKLKLQFTASVSSAPPEARPVSRKSSPSSPAVRELVAGLGRSQSFSHQQPARSHLMRSGSAMERRAITPPVGSPVGRPLYLPAGDRAVLALDKIAKRECKVLVVPPVQ